Genomic segment of Thiomonas sp. FB-Cd:
CGTTTTGCAGGCCCAGCGCCAGCAGAGCTAAGCCGGTGAGCACAGCCACCAGCGCACTCGTGAAAATCTGCACGAGAAGGTAGCGCTGGATTTGCTCGGTGATTTCATGGAGTGCTTGCAGCGTGATCTTTTTGCTGCTCAGGTTTGGGCCTGCTAGTTTGATCAATTTACGCCGGAAGCTGTCGCCAGAAATGATCAGGAAGTAGGTCAGGAACAGCACGGCTGCAGTCTGACCCAACAGGGTCAGCAAGCCGATTGTGCTTGACCACAAATAGTTTTTGATATTGAAGTTTGAAGGCTCGACGATCACGCGCATGGCTTCATGGCTATTGTGGACCTCGGTCTGACTGCCGGCCGCTTTTTCGAGCTGGTTCGCGGCCTTTTGCACTGTTTCAAGAGTTGTGTCGTGATGGGCATCGCTCGGCTTGATTTCCATCTTGAACTTCTCGACCGCAGCCGGCAACGCGACAACCAAGCGCGTCGCCTGGTTGCTAAGCAAGTACGAAGCAATCCCTATCGCACTGCAAATCGTCAACAGGATCATGGCGGCGCCGAGCCAGCGCGGTATGCGACGGTGTCCCAGCCAGTTCACGGCCGGCGACAGTGCATAGCTCAGCATCAGACTCGTCATGAGCGGTATAAAAACGGCCTTGGCCCAGCTCAATACGAAAATACTTGCCAACGCGGCTAGAAGACCAAGCGACATGCTGCGAGTGTTGATCGGCACATGTAGCGGCAATGGCGTCGGCTCGCTCGGGCTGTGCTCCTGATTTGCTTGCCCAAGGTGTGACGTCCGGTTGTTTGCGTCGGATTTGCGCATAATGTGTTCACCAAAAGTTATCGAAACGATAGCAAGCGAAACGATCTGCATAGATTGCGGTGAAGTCATTGGCTGGAGCTGGCGCCAGCGGTTTCGTCCTGCTCACCGCAAACGCTTGAGTCAGGGCAACGAGCAAGTTCTTCGACCTAGGAACCCATCAAAAATAAAAATCGGTGGGTTCAAATTTCTCGTAGAGTCAATGTCTATGCGGCTCTCCGTGGTGTTTTACTTTCCTATATATACATAGGGTGGCGGCGCTGACTTGTCAGCCAGCTGTCTGCTCATGGGATGGACGCCCCCACCCGCGGCGGCATCGATGTGCCTAAGTGGAGGGGTTGTCAGTCCACTTGAACGGATAGGATCGTCCATCATGAAGGTTACGACCATCTGGATCGATCTGGCGAAGAACGTGTTTGTGCGACCTGAAAGTCGCCTGAGTCTCTGTTCCACAGGAGGAGTGATGACACCTATCTGCGTACGCTGCTGATTCACGGGGCGCGATCAGTGATCGACAGCGCCCAGCGCAAAGCCAATGAGGTCGGCTGGCTGGCCAAGCTGATCCACAGGCGCAACGCCAACGTCGCGGCGGTCGCGCTGGCCAACAAGAATGCACGGATCGTGTGGGCGCTCCTGGCCCACAACCGCGAGTACCAACCAGGCTACACGGCACGCGCGACAGCCTGATCCAGGCGCCGGCGTCGACAGACAACGAGCGGCACGACAGAAGGAGAACCGACAACCACCGATTGCTCAGGCGATCAAGACGTGATGGCAAAGCAGGTCAGACCGTGGCGGCCAAAGCCCGTAGAAGTCAGAGCACTTCGAGTGCGCTTGCTGATCGAGGAGGCCGCCAGCGCATTCCATCAGGGACAGCGGGCATGTGCCCGAACCAAAGTCCGGAACATGGCTGCAATCTCCTTCCCCTCCATCAACAGCGCGCGAAGCTTGACAAGCCGGGGTCGTCCATACATGACTTCCCAAGGCAACAGCGAGCCCCAGCACATTGATCGCAACCAGCGTTTCGAGTTCTGGCCTCTCAGCTTGATCTTCGGGTCGCTCAATCGGCCGATGACTTCGAACACATTGGGTGCTTGCTGGACCACGTGCTCCCACAGCCTGGGGTGAAAGCGTGTGCCACCCAGGAGCCCGTCGAACCAGTCAACCAAGTGTGCCAGCTTAGGCGATTTCAAGAACAACGGCTCGAAGCATTCCAGGTTGTTGCGGATCTTTAGCGCCAGGTCGGCAATGAAGCGGCTGAGCAGCCCAAACGTAGCTTCGGTTTCCTCGCGGTCCGCCGGCTCGACTGTCCCCAGGTCGGGGTCCCAAATCCATGGGGAAAATTGCCCCTGCGGTCCCGCGCCCAACCTTCGATGGCGCCCAGCGGCGTTGATCGAGGATCTGTCCGATCAGCCCGATGAGCGCGACGGCACCGAAGAACAGCAGCGCCAGATTGTCCAAGGCCGTCAGCATCGGCGCCAGAGCGCGTGTGAACAGGCTGGCCGACAACGACGCGGTGGACATCCGCAACCCCGCAAACACGGCAATCCCCAGCAATCCACGGCCCCACCAGGACAGGGTCAGGAGGATCCCCAAACTGGAGGGCTGCGAGGGTCGTGAACGTCTTCGGCGCGGCATGACGATGAACGTGAACACAAAGGGCGGTGCAGGGGCGCACGGCTAGTGTAATGAGGCCCTGTCCCCGTGCAGACGACGCGCAAACAAGGTTCAAGCGTCCCGCGCCAACACGATCACCTTCCCCACATCGAACCCCGTGGTCTCTTCGTCATAGCCACGTGGGTTGCTCAACACCCGACGCCCCTGATCCTGTTGGAAGCTATCGGGATGGTTGTGCTCGGCTGATGGCATGCGAAGCCATCGACCACCTTCTTGAAAATACATGTTGTCCCCGTACTGCCGCTCCAAGCCCCCAAGGGAGTCAAGCCGCTTGTTCGGGCACTGCTGGAAATACTCGTTCATGCCAAGCACCTTGGTCAAGCGCATCGCGTAGACCAGCCGGCAGCCGGTGGACTTGGTCGAGTGACCTATGACCCAGTCTCCAGGCTGGAGCCTCGCATTCTTGTGGTTCGGCGTGCAAAGTGCCAGAGAACAGACATCGAAATGCGGATTGGGGGTGAGGCCCGAATCGGTGGTTATGACATACTTTAGCAACTTCACGCATTTCTCCTGATCAGACTGGCCACCCAAGCTCCCAACTCGGGGTAGTAAGCGCCGTCGATGACGAATTCCTGGCCTTTCGCGGCGGAGCGAAGAATCGCCTCATTGCCCCGGATTTCCCATTGCTCGTCGCGCGGGTGGTAGCTCAGCGGTTTCCGACCCTGGGGGTAAACCAGCGTGGTAAGGACCAGACGCTTCGGGAACGGCCCGGAGACGTGAGTTGCAACTCCAGTTGCATCAGCCAGAAGCGACCGCCTCCGACGGTGCCTGTCGACGCGTACGCCGAAGCGCAGCGTCCTACATACAGCGTGTTGCGCGGGTCTGTATATCAATCCGGGGGTGCGACGCGCGGGTGATGAACGATCCAGGGGTGGCGACGGACTACGCCATCCCGCTGCGTCACGACCGGCAGCACCTCGTCTACTTCGAGCCAGCCAAAGAGCACATGCAGATCCGGAGCGTCCGGCGCGTACCGCCAGCAACCGGCAACAGATTCGGCGCGGCGGAACCAGCCGAAGAATAGGAAAACGTCGCCGACGCCAACACCCTGATGTGCAAGATGGCTCTGCGCCGCACCGGTCTGCCCCAGCGCTGGGCGCCAGCCACCAAGCCGTTGGTGTGGCCACCACCAAGATCAGGATCGTGGTGGACTCGCGTTTCTAGGCTGATCCTGCCGCCCGACAGGCCGCGAAGCACTGGCTCCAGAGCCTGATCGGCATGTCCAGGCGAGCGAGGGTCGCAGAATCGCGTGTACTTGGAATTGGCAGAGGAACAATCCGGCCATGTCTTTCAGCATTGGCCCGCTCCTGCGTGAATTCCAGTGGCGGCATAGCAGGACAGATGGCAGGCCGCCACTTGGCGCGCCTTGTATATGCATTGAATATGTATAATTGCAGCGGTGGACATTGAGTTTGATCCGGCCAAGGCCCGCAGCAATCTGCGTAAGCATGGGGTGAGTTTCACCCATGCCGAAGAGGCCTTGCATGACGACATGGCCTTGACCATCGAAGACCCGGACGCACGCGGTGAACAGCGGTTCATCACCCTGGGAATGGACACGCTGGGGCGCATGTTGGTGGTTGTCCATACGCCACGCGGATAGGCCGTGCGCATCATTTCGGCCCGCAAGGCCAGCCCAGGCGAAACGGAGAAATACCATGCGTGAAGAGTACGATTTCAGCAAAGGCAAACGCGGCGCAGTCGTCACCACGCCCGGCAAAAAGCGCATCACCATTTATCTGGACGCGGACGTAATCGACACCTTCCAGAAGCAGGCCGAGCAAAAAGGTGTGGGCTATCAAACGCTCATCAATGCGGCGCTGCGCGAGGCATCGAGCAAAGAACCGGTAACCCTCGACGCGCTGCGGCGCGTCATCCGCGAGGAATTGCACACGGC
This window contains:
- a CDS encoding BrnA antitoxin family protein is translated as MREEYDFSKGKRGAVVTTPGKKRITIYLDADVIDTFQKQAEQKGVGYQTLINAALREASSKEPVTLDALRRVIREELHTA
- a CDS encoding AI-2E family transporter, which gives rise to MQIVSLAIVSITFGEHIMRKSDANNRTSHLGQANQEHSPSEPTPLPLHVPINTRSMSLGLLAALASIFVLSWAKAVFIPLMTSLMLSYALSPAVNWLGHRRIPRWLGAAMILLTICSAIGIASYLLSNQATRLVVALPAAVEKFKMEIKPSDAHHDTTLETVQKAANQLEKAAGSQTEVHNSHEAMRVIVEPSNFNIKNYLWSSTIGLLTLLGQTAAVLFLTYFLIISGDSFRRKLIKLAGPNLSSKKITLQALHEITEQIQRYLLVQIFTSALVAVLTGLALLALGLQNAAVWGVVAGVLNLVPYVGSLITASTSGLVAFLQFGSLDMALVIGGVSLTIHTLVGNLLTPWLTSRSSQLSPVAVFVGLLAWGWLWGIWGLLLGVPILMIVKVVCDRLDGLKPIGEFLGT
- a CDS encoding BrnT family toxin, which encodes MDIEFDPAKARSNLRKHGVSFTHAEEALHDDMALTIEDPDARGEQRFITLGMDTLGRMLVVVHTPRG